Genomic DNA from Oncorhynchus clarkii lewisi isolate Uvic-CL-2024 chromosome 5, UVic_Ocla_1.0, whole genome shotgun sequence:
TCACAGATTCAGACCCATTTCCCTAGTTATGTCTTTGTGGTTTCAGTGGCAAAATTAAGAAAAGTGTTTTCCTATTTGAATTTAAGTTAATGCTTTAAGCTCAGGTAGAGATTAGCTAAGATTCACGCATGAATAATGTAATAGAAATATTATTATATTTCTCCAGCACTACCTCAACAACATCAACGTATGTGAAAATGGCACGTTTCAATGTTTCCTAGTCAAAAACGATAAGAGTAAGATACGTTTTTCCAATGGCATCATCTGTTATGCATCATGTGATTTTAACTAATTAGTAGgcaattagtaggcaatgcctacTCATATTTGGTTGAAATCACATGATGCACACCAGATGATGCCATTGGAAAAACATACAGGAAAAACAAATATTCCGCTATCTTTTTGactaaaaaacattttaaaaagtcccTTTTAAGTACTGATTCAGTCATATCAAACTGCAACAAGGAGAATTCCCTCCAACTGTGCTATTATTCGTCTTTTTACAGAAAAAACTGTGCTTGCCCCACCAATGTTCATCTTTCAAAAGAAAACCCCACCCATGAAGGTAAACGTTATATCCTAATAATTGGTGGGCCTACAATGTTGACAGGATGCAAATGCATGGTGAGGAACAAATCACGCAATGAAAGAGTAATCATACTCATTTTGTTTACAGAGAAGcgcagagagatgggaggagggatcAGGTAAGCATCATAACTTGCCGCTGCTGCGTGTCATAACAATCAACCATTTTGATAGATGATTTCTTTGTTACTTTCTATTGCATGGACAGTCGTGCTTCTGCATCTTTTTCTTGTTCTCCAAATAGTTATGGGAATCAGTCCAAACAAACGAGTCAGATCGCTCACCTACCCTAACAACAGAAACAGGAAAGGTGAGTTTCCACtgtccagtacacacacacacacacacacacgtacaggtgCATAACACCAGACATAATGCCTTTTCCTCCATGTTATTTTTGTTCCTTTGGTAAAGGAGATGTGTCTGTAAGATCTCTATTAAAATTGCACCTTTATACTGTGTACAAGGTATTATGAAACATATATGGTTTACATAATTAACTTTTTCTAATGATGAAGGACCCTGTATTGTGGTGGGATTGGTAGGCGGCGTTGTcaatcattgacttgaatgattGGCAGTGTGGTAATCCAACCAATCAAGGTCTTATATGCATTTCACTCTGTATCTCGGACAGGCTCCTGTGACGGCAGTAGACGAGTGCGATcaagctctctctcttttcccccgcGTCCTCCAGGTAAACAAAACTCCCCCTCCTACACATTTGCGATCTCTCTTCTTTATCCTTTTATCTATCATCTCTCTAATGGGCCCTACACACTTAACGCAAACTACGAAAGCGCTGCGACGGAGCGTTGTGTTTTCACACATAGTTCTACGTACTTTTGTGTGGCTTACATTTTGGAACGGACCGTGTACGACGCTCAGTCGCTCTGTTTGCGAGATTTGTGTCCCCTAGGGCAGGGATTCCCCTTCTAGCATTGGGGAATATGGGCACAAGCAcggttcatgacacaaactgttctcACCCCTCTTGTTGGAGGGGAGAATTatgcaggtttaaagcttatttgatgaaattctacacattctgtcatggggtgcaaagaacattttctttcaattctaaacattttgccatgtctaatgtgtattcatgtgatatgaGTGACAAATTACATCAATATCTAtgggcaaaaaaataaatgttagcTGACAGCTAGTTGATCTGaccatttctgacaagttataaatagctctttAAATTATGCAATGACTAACATGAGGAGGAattgatgatgcactacccaatttcagTTGGGAAACCACTGCCCTAGGGCATACATTCCCCACGCAAATAAGTGGCAACTGAGTCAGGCTGCTTAATTCCTTGACTCACCTGGAGATGATTGTAGCCTTAATAAAACTGGGATCTTAATTTATCCCATTATCTCCCCATCTATTAAACGAACCGAAGCAGTGCATCATGGTCAAACTCTCTTAAATATTTTCTGTTTATGTTCAGTGCCAGTATTCCCTGTAGGTCCATACATTCCAGTCACACCATCCCTGTCAGGGCCTCAGATTCCCAGCAGCCACTTCACAGCAGCCCCTGGTATCTCTTTCCCTTAATCCGTTTCAGTTTCACTCTGTCACTGCAGCCCTCACCTGCTCATCACAAATCACCACCATGACCCACTAGTGCCCATGTGGAAACCTCACTGCTCAGTGTTAGCGATGTATGTTGTCATGTGCCAAATCTGGTGGTCACTTTGACATAAATCTGGGTCACATTTTAACTTTAACCATatgatatactgtgtgtgtgtgtgtgaactcttCTGATGGATATTCTCTCTCTTAGTCTCAAGATCAAATGTCTTCATGCCCTCAAATCTCTGCAGCCAGACCAACATTTCCCAAAACAAAGGTTAGTTTGTATTGTCTGGTGTTATGTTTATCTTTAAGGGGGCTGAACAAAAAGACCTCCAATTCCCTGAACGACTCGTATTTAATTCATATCTGATCGTAAGGCTGACTTTAAAAGACATCGTTCCCTCTCACACACTTCATCTCTTTCTTTGTAGTGTCACCTCTGAACAGGGTCAGAAGGTCATTACTTCAGCCTGCACGTCTCCTCGCCCCTCAGCCCAGGAACAACATCTCACAGCCACACCTATCTGAGGTATTCCAGAACTCTTCACCTACCCCCGTCACGCGTCAGTAACGCCCCGTGCTTCTCTCTCTTGACACGTGTCGCACACCCTGGTGTTAGGCTCATGGCTTTGTCCTCCTGAGCTGGCACCTGTGAACACTGACGTACCGGACACTCCCGCAGCCCTGCAATTTGCAAGGTTTGAATTTCCAACTTGATTTACTGAACAAGTAATTACGGTATTGTCTAAAAACAGTCTAAAAATGGGAGCATTTCAGCACCGTGTATAGCTTCGTGAAATGTTTAGCTTAACATGAGAGAATGACAACCAAATAGGCCGAACTCCGACCTTGCAGGGGGGTCCTGAGAAACTGCGTTATGTCGGTCGGTGCCTGTGAACATGCAGATGTTGCCCTACAAGGCCTGACAGAGTGAATCAAGAACATTCTCAGGTAAAAGATTAAGAGTGAAAACTCGCTCAGGCCTTAAGTATTTAAATAGTAAAACACTTGTTCCCCTCAGttgtggttgcatcactgcctgaggGACCAACATGTTTTTCTCAGAGAAATGTATTCACGCACTGCCTGAGAGTGGGAGGATGCAGGTTTATAAACCCGAACTCCAAAACCGGTTTGAATCAGCATCAGAATGCTTACCACACTGAGACTGAATAGCTTCCTTTCTACTCCCAAACTTGCCACATTAACACACAATTATATAATACGTTTTGGCTGCAACTTATTTTATATTTACATAAAGGTTGAGTTCTTTGACTCGAGTGGCCATTACTgtaatttatcagaaatacaacaagactgtaaaataaaatgtttgcGTTGTATTTTGTCCCACAGGTCAGCCATGACCTTTCAGACGATTGCTGCAGCGTCACAACTGACCACTCCTCCACTGTGAGTGTATTACATCCGAAGACGTTCCCTCAAGTTCACAGGTATGCAGGGCACCTGGTTTAATATAATATTAGTGATGTTTCACTGAAGTGATTTTATAAATCTATTTATGGCAGGGTTTAGTTACTTAAATCAGGGTAGTTAGTGTTAGGAGTTAACTTCCAGGCCAGACCCAGGACTGGACAGCCTTGCTTTAATCCAGTGACCCTGGCGAtggtgttgggttttgtttcCTCTGTCAGAGCTACGTGGTGTCAGAGACACAGTTTAGTTCCCAGCAATGATTCTGAACCTGCTGACCTCTGGTTCACCCTCTACAGATTGAAGGCAGACACTATTACCTCAGACAGGGTCCAGTTTGTATTTGGGGAAAACATGGGCGTGAGAGTTTTGGTGAGTTCAGGAAACTTTTGAGCACCAATGACATACTTATAAAGTAGCAAGTTTGCATATGACTATAAAACATAACTGTGTTACAAAATACATtgcatttacagaaatactcttaACTTTCTCTCCCTCATAGAGACCACAGAAATTGCACAGCAGTGAACATTCTGATTGCAGCTCCTCTAATTCTGAGTCCTCCACCTTTGAGACAAGGCATAAAGGTAAATCATTAGGGGCGTAATTGGATTTGCATGGGTACACATCTCCAGTCCTGGTCCACCAGACTACGCCCTACAGGACTAGAGTTGTGCACCTCGGTTCTAATAGCAATTGACTGCCTCTTAGTGTATGTCTTTCAGAACTGCAGCTGAAGTGCTGTCTGTGGTTGTTGATAGGTGCTGTGTGGAGCAGCCTGAGGGAGTCTGCTGCAGCTTACACAGAGTCCTGTGGGAGGCAGCGTGTGCTCAGGCGGGTTCAGCTGTTCactggggaggagaaggagagcaaTGTGGTCCAGGTGAGGACCATGTTATGTTGAAATAGGAAATGTTCAATATGCCTATTGCTAGAGCAGTGATAGTGATGTACCTTTTTAAAATACCTTTCTTTTAGCTGACCTGCAGACTGTTTGTTCTGGAAAATGGAACTCAGGCATGGAATGAGCGAGGAAGAGGAGTCCTGCGACTCAATGATCTAATGGCAGGGACCAAAGGAGGGCTGCAGTCCAGGATAGGTGAGTTTACCATGAAGAAGACTACTATTCCACTCTCTCTGACCAACATCTGCACGTCTTTCTGTaattctctctcatcctcagtaCATCTCTCACACCTGCCTCCCTCCGATCAAAACAGTGATGAGGCACCAGGGCAGTCTGAAAGTCATCCTCAACACTAAGCTCTGGCCCCACACACACCTGCGTCGCCCCGCACGTCGGAACCTCCAGGTGACGGCCACCGACGTGGAGACCCAGGCCATCCGGGTGTTCCTCATCCAGGCCAGCGCCAGGGACGTGGCTCGCCTCTACGTAGCCATCCACCATCGGCTGGTAGCCCTACGGGCCAGTGCTgctgggagggaggcaggggcTGCAGGGGGCAGGACCAGGGAGGGACACTGCAacagtgagaatgaggaagaggaggagcaggaagagcaGAGACAACGGCAAGAACGAGAAGGGCTGCTAGTGACACGATTGCGACCTGGTAAGAGTGAATAGCAACAGGGATAAGGATTTATCATACAGTTATCTGAGATTATTATGCTCTTTCACCGACTTGCGTATATGGCTGACTAAATCCAATGTTTAGCTCATTGTTTTTCCTGTGTAAAGAAACGTGGGTTTGGAAATTGTTTGAGTAAGGGAAAAACCCGTCCTCCAGTGCATGTCTGGTGGGTAGTCACATGTCACCAATCCCCAGTCCATGTTCCAGAGGGAGGGAGCTGTTAGCAGGTGCTAGTCTCTCACAGACGCCACATAAAACAGAGTATCATGGTGGATTACATTCCTGAAAGTCCCAGGCCTAAAAATATtcgctttttttgtttgttttaaccTTAGTGAAAAAGAGAAGAGGgcacaagagaagagaacgaAGTCTTGATGTTTGTTATTCCTCGCAACAACTTCTCCTTCTTCAGCCTCTTTAAACTTGCATGTCCACAAGACACCTAAAGATTAAGCTAAGATTAACCCCATATAACCTACCCCTGCATAAATCACATTCCAGTGATGGGCAACCTATGTCCTCTGAAGCCACAACATATGTGCTGTCAATGTAAGAACTCAGACCTGCAAGGCATAAATTCATCTTGAACCCCTAACATCACCATTTACCTGAGAAAACAGAACTACGGTATTAAAATCAGAGTTTATTTCACTTACACACCTCTcataatctgtctctctcctttgcAGTGGTTTGTGATTGGATACACAGTAAACCCAGTTTGGAATCTTGGTGACATGACATTATACTGACCTGGACCATGCAACAGTTTGTGGTGTCATCACATCTGAACAGAACTTTTAACCATCATGGAACAAAACATCAAGAGACCGCTTTCAAAAATACATACTAGCATTTACTGAGCTACCATGACTACCTTTTGCCAAAAGAAcatacattaccaaaagtatgtggacacctgcttgtcgaacagctgattccaaaatcatgggcattgatatggagttggtccccccccccccccccccctttgctgctgtaacaacctccactcttctgggaaggctttccatcagatgttggaacattgctgcaaggacttgcttccattcagccacgagcattagtgaagtccggcactgatgttggccgattacgcctggctcgcagtcggtgttccaattcttcccaaaggtgttagatggggttgaggtcagggttctatgcaggccagtcaagttcttcgacACCGATCTTGGCAAACCAttctgtatagacctcgctttgtgcatggggtcaTTGGCATGCTGAAACAaggaagggccttccccaaactgttgccacaaagttggaaacacagaatcgtctagaatgtcattgtatgctgtagcgttaaaatttcccttcactggaactaagggtcctagcctgaaccatgaaaaacagccccagaccaatattcctcctccgccaaactttacagttggcactatgcattcgtgcaggtagcgttctcctggcatccgccaaacctagatttgtccgtcggaccaccagatggtgaagcgtgattcatcactccagggaacgcgtttccactgcagagtccaatggcggcgagctttacaccactccagccgacgcttggcattgcgcagggtgatcttaggcttgtgtgcggctgcctggccatggaaacccatttcatgaagctcctgacgaacagttattgtgctgacattgcttccagaggcagtttggaactcactagtgagtgttgcaaccgaggacagaattTTTGCTGaggcgttgttgctcctagaccagGGTT
This window encodes:
- the LOC139409998 gene encoding ran-binding protein 3-like, with amino-acid sequence MRGNLSPNEDISAYYSMMPVSDFHENVPCTVEPAESVCGAAEPVTSRPRMGNTSLAQDRGCAQDVAEELKEKTVLAPPMFIFQKKTPPMKRSAERWEEGSVMGISPNKRVRSLTYPNNRNRKGSCDGSRRVRSSSLSFPPRPPVSRSNVFMPSNLCSQTNISQNKVSPLNRVRRSLLQPARLLAPQPRNNISQPHLSEVSHDLSDDCCSVTTDHSSTVSVLHPKTFPQVHRLKADTITSDRVQFVFGENMGVRVLRPQKLHSSEHSDCSSSNSESSTFETRHKGAVWSSLRESAAAYTESCGRQRVLRRVQLFTGEEKESNVVQLTCRLFVLENGTQAWNERGRGVLRLNDLMAGTKGGLQSRIVMRHQGSLKVILNTKLWPHTHLRRPARRNLQVTATDVETQAIRVFLIQASARDVARLYVAIHHRLVALRASAAGREAGAAGGRTREGHCNSENEEEEEQEEQRQRQEREGLLVTRLRPVVCDWIHSKPSLESW